The following are encoded together in the Candidatus Dormiibacterota bacterium genome:
- a CDS encoding glycosyltransferase family 4 protein, with product MRLAFVTPRYGPEILGGAETQVRDYAERLAAAGHQVEVITSCAVDHHTWADALPAGDSSVAGVRVRRHRVSRPRDHALAARQQPVLDAGLSLGEGGERAWVENTGFSEPMLEAIAATAPRVDALLFAPYLFASTVLGAAVRPDRSLIIPCLHDEAYARFAPVQATLRGAAGLIFNTEAERDLAARLLGGLPPNRVVGEGFEACPGVDGAGFRRRHRIEGDALAYAGRRERGKNYHLVLEYVTLYGRALSRRGPVTLLSMGGGPLQPPAAAGSLVHDLGFVAHGEMLDALAASLASVQLSRMESFSRVLMEGWLSGTPAIVDAGCAVTREHCAESGGGVWVSSAEEFAAVVDRLRGDPGLRAALAGAGRGYVTRRYSWPAVLGRLEAAVRELAG from the coding sequence GTGAGGCTCGCCTTCGTCACCCCCCGCTACGGACCGGAGATCCTCGGCGGGGCTGAGACCCAGGTCCGCGACTACGCCGAGCGGCTCGCCGCCGCCGGCCACCAGGTCGAGGTGATCACCAGCTGCGCCGTCGACCACCACACCTGGGCGGACGCGCTGCCCGCCGGCGACAGCAGCGTCGCCGGGGTGCGGGTGCGGCGCCATCGGGTGAGCCGTCCGCGCGACCATGCCCTCGCCGCCCGCCAGCAGCCGGTGCTCGACGCCGGGCTCAGCCTCGGCGAGGGCGGCGAGCGCGCCTGGGTCGAGAACACCGGGTTCAGCGAGCCGATGCTGGAGGCGATCGCGGCCACCGCTCCGCGGGTCGACGCGCTGCTCTTCGCCCCCTACCTGTTCGCCAGCACGGTGCTGGGGGCGGCGGTGCGGCCCGACCGCAGCCTGATCATCCCCTGCCTCCACGACGAGGCCTACGCCCGCTTCGCCCCGGTGCAGGCGACCCTGCGCGGCGCCGCCGGGCTGATCTTCAACACCGAGGCGGAGCGCGACCTCGCCGCCCGGCTGCTCGGCGGGCTGCCCCCGAACCGCGTGGTCGGCGAGGGCTTCGAGGCCTGCCCCGGGGTCGACGGCGCAGGCTTCCGCCGCCGCCACCGCATCGAGGGCGACGCCCTCGCCTACGCGGGCCGGCGCGAGCGCGGCAAGAACTACCACCTCGTCCTCGAGTACGTGACCCTCTACGGCCGGGCGCTGTCGCGGCGCGGGCCGGTCACCCTGCTCTCGATGGGGGGCGGCCCGCTGCAGCCCCCGGCGGCGGCCGGGTCGCTGGTGCACGACCTCGGCTTCGTCGCCCACGGGGAGATGCTGGACGCCCTCGCCGCCTCGCTCGCGAGCGTCCAGCTCTCGCGGATGGAGAGCTTCTCCCGGGTGCTGATGGAGGGCTGGCTGTCGGGAACCCCGGCGATCGTCGACGCCGGCTGCGCGGTCACCCGCGAGCACTGCGCGGAGAGCGGCGGCGGAGTCTGGGTGAGCTCGGCCGAGGAGTTCGCGGCGGTGGTCGACCGCCTCCGCGGCGACCCCGGGCTGCGCGCCGCCCTGGCCGGCGCCGGCCGCGGCTACGTGACCCGCCGCTACTCCTGGCCGGCGGTGCTCGGCCGGCTCGAGGCGGCGGTGCGGGAGCTGGCCGGCTGA
- a CDS encoding CHAP domain-containing protein, translating to MRVRRVLLHVLAVSVAVLTPVLLAHQWAGAQPVPYGTVLVAGADWAGASAALGDLNVYSNGGGNQDTAQTYGLEYECVELAQRWASVRFGAQPIWPVAYAYQMWDVGPRLRVPWQQLPNGGAVAPQYGDLLVFGSTSNSPAGHVAVVAAAASDHVDIVEQNWGLSNPSGRARLPIDGTTMPARLGMPVIGWLRASLAPRGLKGADGPGGFALDGYGGVHPWGSAAPVAQAVSWPGWDIARGVAVQPGGTGGYVLDGYGGLHPFGRAPAVAASAYWPGWDIARAVGLRPDGVSGYVLDGWGGLHPFGGAPAVAATAYWPNWDIARSIALRADGVSGYVLDGWGGIHPFGGAPVIRTSGYWPNWDIARGLALRPDGRSGWVVDGWNGIHPLGDAPPASSTAYFAGQDIARGISVIDSGGGYTLTAWGRVREFGDAPPVSLSASFDDPVARGVG from the coding sequence ATGCGCGTCCGACGCGTCCTTCTCCACGTTCTTGCCGTCTCTGTCGCAGTGCTGACTCCGGTGCTGCTGGCCCATCAATGGGCGGGCGCGCAGCCGGTTCCCTATGGCACGGTGCTGGTCGCCGGCGCCGACTGGGCGGGTGCGTCTGCGGCGCTCGGTGACCTCAACGTGTACAGCAACGGCGGTGGCAATCAGGACACCGCGCAGACCTACGGCCTCGAGTACGAATGCGTCGAGCTGGCCCAGCGCTGGGCGTCGGTGCGCTTCGGCGCGCAGCCGATCTGGCCGGTCGCCTACGCGTACCAGATGTGGGACGTGGGGCCACGGCTCAGGGTCCCGTGGCAGCAGCTCCCCAACGGAGGCGCGGTCGCCCCGCAGTACGGCGACCTGCTGGTCTTCGGCAGCACCTCCAACTCGCCCGCCGGGCACGTCGCCGTCGTCGCCGCCGCGGCGAGCGACCACGTCGACATCGTCGAGCAGAACTGGGGGCTCTCCAATCCCAGCGGCAGGGCGCGGCTGCCCATCGACGGCACCACGATGCCGGCGCGGCTGGGGATGCCGGTGATCGGCTGGCTGCGCGCCTCGCTGGCACCCCGCGGCCTCAAGGGCGCCGACGGGCCCGGCGGCTTCGCCCTCGACGGCTACGGCGGCGTCCATCCCTGGGGCAGCGCCGCGCCGGTGGCCCAGGCGGTGAGCTGGCCGGGCTGGGACATCGCCCGCGGCGTCGCCGTCCAGCCGGGGGGCACCGGCGGCTACGTGCTCGACGGCTACGGCGGCCTCCACCCATTCGGCAGGGCGCCGGCGGTGGCGGCCTCCGCCTACTGGCCGGGCTGGGACATCGCCCGCGCCGTCGGGCTGCGCCCCGACGGGGTCAGCGGCTACGTGCTCGACGGCTGGGGCGGCCTCCATCCCTTCGGCGGCGCCCCGGCGGTGGCGGCCACCGCCTACTGGCCGAACTGGGACATCGCCCGCTCGATCGCGCTCCGTGCCGACGGGGTCAGCGGCTACGTCCTCGACGGCTGGGGCGGGATCCATCCCTTCGGTGGCGCCCCGGTGATCCGGACCAGCGGGTACTGGCCCAACTGGGACATCGCCCGCGGCCTGGCGCTGCGTCCCGACGGCCGCAGCGGCTGGGTGGTGGACGGTTGGAACGGCATCCACCCGCTCGGCGACGCCCCGCCGGCCTCGTCGACCGCCTACTTCGCGGGCCAGGACATCGCCCGCGGCATCAGCGTCATCGACTCCGGCGGCGGCTACACCCTCACCGCCTGGGGACGGGTGCGCGAGTTCGGCGACGCCCCGCCGGTGAGCCTCTCCGCCAGCTTCGACGATCCCGTCGCCCGGGGGGTGGGCTAG
- a CDS encoding HAD-IB family hydrolase, translated as MTRRVAAFDFDGTLSRRDSLVPFLHRLCGGRALARVVLTRLPLILAAGAGVISRGRAKEALLRGLVAGLPLEQVQPVAEGFARHLLGSGMSRTALERLEWHRRRGDRVVIVSASPALYLAPLGRALGVDAVLATGLEIDAGGRLTGRLSGGNVRGPAKVARLEDWLGGEPAEIWAYGNSSGDRQLLARADHGFRRRWRGFRPAP; from the coding sequence ATGACTCGCCGGGTGGCCGCGTTCGACTTCGACGGCACCCTGAGCCGGAGGGACAGCCTGGTGCCGTTCCTGCACCGCCTCTGCGGCGGCCGGGCGCTGGCCCGGGTGGTGCTCACCCGGCTCCCGCTGATCCTCGCCGCCGGCGCCGGGGTGATCTCGCGCGGCCGGGCCAAGGAGGCGCTGCTCCGCGGCCTCGTCGCCGGGCTGCCGCTCGAGCAGGTCCAGCCGGTGGCCGAGGGCTTCGCCCGCCACCTGCTCGGCTCGGGGATGTCGCGCACCGCGCTCGAGCGGCTGGAGTGGCACCGCCGCCGCGGCGACCGGGTGGTGATCGTGTCCGCCTCGCCCGCCCTCTACCTCGCCCCCCTGGGCCGGGCGCTCGGGGTCGACGCGGTGCTCGCCACCGGCCTCGAGATCGATGCCGGCGGGCGGCTGACCGGCCGGCTCAGCGGCGGCAACGTCCGCGGGCCCGCCAAGGTGGCCCGCCTCGAGGACTGGCTCGGCGGCGAGCCCGCCGAGATCTGGGCCTACGGCAACAGCAGCGGCGACCGGCAGCTGCTCGCCCGCGCCGACCACGGGTTCCGCCGGCGGTGGCGGGGCTTCCGGCCCGCCCCCTGA
- a CDS encoding ABC transporter permease codes for MATATSAEPLVTPSPPPSGGRGMRRHLNLTRELAMTQFKLKYTGSVLGYVWSLLKPLMVFAIMYAVFDRLLHAGATSDRFTLQLLVGIVIWTFFSETTVTAVNAIVVNGNLINKASFPRAILVIASSLTALMTFAINLTLIVLIAGGARQLSLGWHSLLAVPLLLELYALVIGISLILSALFVFYRDLGHIWEIVTQLIFYGSAVVFPLSPRFLCHAAPGQPAPTSCGVVRLMASNPVAQIIEDLRHALVTQDPRVPWTETILGPAVAVPLLIVAAVVVIGVVLFRRLAPHFSESL; via the coding sequence ATGGCCACCGCGACCTCAGCCGAACCGCTCGTCACCCCCTCCCCGCCGCCGTCCGGCGGTCGGGGCATGCGGCGTCACCTCAACCTGACCCGCGAGCTGGCGATGACGCAGTTCAAGCTGAAGTACACCGGGTCGGTGCTCGGCTACGTGTGGTCGCTGCTCAAGCCGCTGATGGTCTTCGCGATCATGTACGCGGTCTTCGACCGGCTGCTGCACGCGGGGGCGACGTCCGACCGCTTCACCCTGCAGCTGCTGGTCGGCATCGTCATCTGGACGTTCTTCTCCGAGACCACGGTCACCGCCGTCAACGCCATCGTGGTCAACGGCAACCTCATCAACAAGGCGTCGTTCCCGCGCGCCATCCTGGTGATCGCGTCGAGCCTGACCGCGCTGATGACGTTCGCCATCAACCTGACGCTGATCGTGCTGATCGCGGGCGGGGCGCGCCAGCTGTCGCTGGGCTGGCACTCGCTGCTCGCCGTGCCGCTGCTCCTCGAGCTCTACGCGCTGGTGATCGGGATCTCGCTGATCCTCTCCGCGCTCTTCGTCTTCTACCGCGACCTGGGGCACATCTGGGAGATCGTGACCCAGCTGATCTTCTACGGCTCCGCGGTGGTGTTCCCCCTCAGCCCGCGCTTCCTGTGCCACGCCGCGCCCGGCCAGCCCGCCCCGACGAGCTGCGGCGTGGTCCGGCTGATGGCCTCCAACCCGGTCGCGCAGATCATCGAGGACCTCCGCCACGCCCTGGTGACCCAGGACCCGCGGGTGCCCTGGACGGAGACCATCCTCGGCCCGGCGGTGGCGGTGCCGCTGCTGATCGTGGCCGCGGTGGTGGTGATCGGGGTGGTGCTCTTCCGCCGGCTCGCGCCGCACTTCTCGGAGAGCCTCTGA
- a CDS encoding glycosyltransferase family 4 protein, giving the protein MRIAIAKPDFGVVGGFEKVMSRVERELVSRGHSVHWIGVEMDATSPVPYGVAVPRSLRLRLPAFVRYMAAMEAFQRIDASAYDLLVSTQPPSFATGHRRHLSLFSHHQRLYYDLCEVWIAAGFADARLQRHAAAVVRRVDHRHLAQVSLFLAASEVVRERLRHYNGLEDNVGVYLAGTGLHESVLAAAAQSGAGAGEHVLCVTRHEFPKRAELFVHAMAYLPEVRARLVGGGGRLGFAIDLARRLTVPGVDLDAVGDAELWLNRGILPDGVAAASPLVGNIAFLGHVDDAELARLYAGALCVVAPAHLEDYGLTVIEAMSAGRPVVVCRDGGGVCLPVEDGVNGLVVEPTGRAVAEAVARLRDDPGLAHAMGERARETAAEYTWDRAMRQIMDGVERLCG; this is encoded by the coding sequence ATGCGCATCGCCATCGCCAAGCCCGACTTCGGCGTCGTCGGGGGTTTCGAGAAGGTGATGTCGCGGGTCGAGCGCGAGCTGGTGTCGCGGGGGCACTCGGTGCACTGGATCGGCGTCGAGATGGACGCCACCAGCCCGGTCCCCTACGGCGTCGCGGTGCCGCGGTCACTGCGGCTGCGACTGCCCGCCTTCGTCCGCTACATGGCCGCGATGGAGGCGTTCCAGCGCATCGATGCGAGCGCGTACGACCTGCTGGTCAGCACCCAGCCGCCCTCGTTCGCCACCGGCCACCGCCGCCATCTCTCGCTCTTCTCCCACCACCAGCGGCTCTACTACGACCTCTGCGAGGTGTGGATCGCCGCCGGGTTCGCCGACGCCCGGCTGCAGCGGCACGCCGCCGCGGTGGTGCGCCGCGTCGACCACCGCCATCTCGCCCAGGTGAGCCTGTTCCTGGCGGCGTCCGAGGTGGTCCGCGAGCGGCTGCGCCACTACAACGGGCTGGAGGACAACGTCGGCGTCTACCTCGCCGGCACCGGCCTCCACGAGTCCGTGCTCGCCGCCGCGGCGCAGAGCGGTGCCGGCGCCGGCGAGCACGTGCTGTGCGTGACCCGCCACGAGTTCCCCAAGCGGGCGGAGCTGTTCGTGCACGCGATGGCGTACCTCCCCGAGGTCCGGGCGCGGCTGGTGGGCGGCGGCGGCCGGCTGGGCTTCGCCATCGACCTGGCCCGGCGGCTGACCGTGCCCGGGGTCGACCTCGACGCGGTGGGGGATGCCGAGCTGTGGCTCAACCGGGGGATCCTCCCCGACGGGGTGGCGGCGGCCTCCCCGCTGGTGGGGAACATCGCCTTCCTCGGCCACGTCGACGATGCCGAGCTCGCCCGCCTCTACGCCGGCGCCCTCTGCGTGGTCGCACCCGCCCACCTCGAGGACTACGGGCTCACCGTCATCGAGGCGATGTCGGCGGGCCGCCCGGTGGTGGTCTGCCGCGACGGCGGCGGGGTGTGCCTGCCGGTCGAGGACGGCGTCAACGGCCTCGTGGTCGAGCCCACCGGCCGGGCGGTCGCCGAGGCGGTGGCCCGGCTCCGCGACGACCCCGGGCTGGCCCACGCGATGGGCGAGCGCGCCCGCGAGACCGCCGCCGAGTACACCTGGGACCGCGCCATGCGGCAGATCATGGACGGCGTCGAGAGGCTCTGCGGATGA